From a region of the Streptomyces venezuelae genome:
- a CDS encoding metal ABC transporter substrate-binding protein — MNVRRLIPTAALAGAVALGATALTACSGAAAGTGGDKDGKVGVTAAFYPLQFLAEQIGKEHVKVDGLTKPGVEPHDLEITPKQTGQLGEADVVLYLKSLQPAVDKAVAQSGVKNVVDAATLTELEVHGSAGHDHGAEEGHAEGEGHDHDHGEGGKDPHVWLDPVKYAEIAKGVGAALEKADPGHAADYRKNTDELVGKLTALDTEFKDGLKNTASRTFITTHSAFGYLAERYGLDQEGISGVDPESEPSPARMKDLQAVAKKDNVTTVFFETLASDKTARTLATDTGLRTDVLDPLEGITDASQGADYFEVMRSNLKNLQKALGAK; from the coding sequence ATGAACGTACGACGCCTCATACCCACCGCCGCCCTCGCCGGAGCCGTCGCCCTCGGCGCCACGGCCCTGACCGCCTGCTCCGGAGCCGCTGCCGGTACCGGCGGCGACAAGGACGGCAAGGTCGGCGTGACGGCGGCGTTCTACCCCCTGCAGTTCCTCGCCGAGCAGATCGGCAAGGAGCACGTGAAGGTCGACGGCCTGACCAAGCCCGGCGTCGAACCGCACGACCTGGAGATCACCCCGAAGCAGACCGGGCAGCTCGGCGAGGCCGACGTGGTCCTCTACCTCAAGAGCCTGCAGCCCGCCGTCGACAAGGCCGTCGCCCAGTCCGGCGTGAAGAACGTCGTCGACGCGGCGACCCTCACCGAGCTGGAGGTCCACGGCTCCGCAGGCCACGACCACGGCGCCGAGGAGGGCCACGCCGAGGGCGAGGGCCACGACCACGACCACGGCGAGGGCGGCAAGGACCCGCACGTCTGGCTCGACCCGGTCAAGTACGCGGAGATCGCCAAGGGCGTCGGCGCCGCCCTGGAGAAGGCCGACCCCGGCCACGCCGCGGACTACCGGAAGAACACCGACGAGCTCGTCGGCAAACTGACCGCGCTGGACACCGAGTTCAAGGACGGCCTGAAGAACACGGCCTCCAGGACCTTCATCACCACCCACTCCGCCTTCGGCTACCTCGCCGAGCGCTACGGCCTCGACCAGGAGGGCATCTCCGGCGTCGACCCCGAGTCCGAGCCGAGCCCGGCCCGGATGAAGGATCTTCAGGCCGTCGCGAAGAAGGACAATGTCACCACCGTGTTCTTCGAGACCCTGGCCAGCGACAAGACGGCCAGGACCCTCGCGACGGACACCGGCCTGCGGACCGATGTCCTGGACCCGCTCGAAGGAATCACCGACGCCTCCCAGGGCGCTGACTACTTCGAGGTCATGCGGTCCAACCTGAAGAACCTCCAGAAGGCGCTCGGAGCCAAGTAG
- a CDS encoding metal ABC transporter ATP-binding protein — translation MQSTPGPAADQPPVISLRGATASLGSRPVLRGIDLTVHRGEVVALLGANGSGKSTAVRAVVGQVPLSDGTLSLFGTEFKRFRDWSRIGYVPQRTTAAGGVPATVREVVSSGRLARSRFGLLRKADRDAIEHALALVDMDSYADASVDALSGGQHQRVLIARALSVEPELLIMDEPMAGVDLANQEVLANALRAQVAAGSTVLLVLHELGPLEPLIDRAVVLRDGCVVHDGPPPEAVGQHALPGHDHVHPHAAHDAGALRTGLLS, via the coding sequence ATGCAGTCCACGCCCGGACCGGCAGCTGACCAGCCGCCCGTCATATCCCTGCGCGGGGCCACGGCCTCGCTCGGCTCGCGCCCCGTGCTGCGCGGGATCGACCTCACCGTCCACCGCGGTGAGGTGGTAGCGCTGCTCGGCGCCAACGGCTCCGGCAAGTCCACGGCCGTCCGCGCCGTGGTCGGCCAGGTCCCGCTGTCCGACGGAACCCTCAGCCTCTTCGGCACCGAGTTCAAGCGCTTCCGCGACTGGTCGCGCATCGGGTACGTCCCCCAGCGCACCACCGCCGCCGGCGGCGTCCCGGCCACCGTCCGCGAGGTCGTCTCCTCCGGCCGGCTCGCCCGCTCCCGCTTCGGACTCCTGCGCAAGGCAGACAGGGACGCCATCGAGCACGCCCTGGCCCTCGTCGACATGGACTCCTACGCCGACGCCTCGGTGGACGCCCTCTCCGGCGGCCAGCACCAGCGCGTGCTCATAGCCCGGGCGCTCTCCGTCGAACCCGAGCTGCTGATCATGGACGAGCCGATGGCGGGGGTGGACCTCGCCAACCAGGAGGTCCTGGCGAACGCCCTGCGCGCGCAGGTCGCCGCCGGCTCCACCGTCCTGCTCGTGCTGCACGAGCTGGGCCCGCTCGAACCCCTGATCGACCGCGCCGTCGTCCTGCGCGACGGCTGCGTCGTCCACGACGGCCCGCCCCCGGAGGCCGTGGGGCAGCACGCCCTGCCCGGCCACGACCACGTACACCCCCACGCGGCGCACGACGCCGGGGCCCTGCGGACGGGACTGCTGAGCTGA
- a CDS encoding metal ABC transporter permease: MDILDYAFMQRALIAAALVGITAPAIGTYLVQRRQALMGDGLGHVAMTGVALGFVLQTSPVWMATLVAVVGAVGMELIRSRGRTSGDVALAMLFYGGLAGGVMIINLGGGQTASLLGSMFGSITTVAAEDVTAMAILAAFVLAVAIGLRRQLFAVCQDEEFARVTGLPVRALNLLIAVTAAVTVTVAMRIVGLLLVSAMLVIPVAAAQRLTRSFAATLGLAMAISVTVSLTGTAATYYINVPSGATIVLLAIGVFMVMTALSSPLARRRARAARAAEEVCTRDDVKV, encoded by the coding sequence ATGGACATCCTCGACTACGCCTTCATGCAGCGCGCGCTGATCGCGGCCGCCCTGGTCGGCATCACGGCCCCCGCCATCGGCACCTACCTCGTCCAGCGCCGCCAGGCGCTCATGGGCGACGGCCTCGGTCACGTCGCCATGACCGGTGTCGCGCTCGGCTTCGTGCTCCAGACCAGCCCGGTCTGGATGGCGACGCTCGTCGCCGTCGTCGGCGCCGTCGGCATGGAACTGATCCGGTCCCGCGGCCGGACCAGCGGGGACGTGGCCCTCGCCATGCTCTTCTACGGCGGCCTCGCCGGGGGCGTCATGATCATCAACCTCGGGGGCGGGCAGACGGCCAGCCTCCTGGGCTCCATGTTCGGCTCGATCACCACGGTCGCCGCCGAGGACGTGACGGCGATGGCGATCCTCGCCGCCTTCGTCCTCGCCGTGGCCATCGGCCTGCGCAGGCAGCTCTTCGCCGTCTGCCAGGACGAGGAGTTCGCCCGCGTCACCGGCCTGCCCGTGCGCGCCCTGAACCTGCTGATCGCGGTCACCGCCGCCGTCACCGTCACCGTCGCGATGCGCATCGTCGGCCTGCTGCTGGTCAGCGCGATGCTGGTGATCCCGGTCGCGGCCGCCCAGCGCCTCACCCGCAGTTTCGCCGCCACCCTCGGCCTGGCCATGGCCATCAGCGTGACCGTCTCGCTGACGGGCACGGCGGCCACCTACTACATCAACGTGCCCTCGGGTGCGACGATCGTGCTGCTCGCGATCGGTGTCTTCATGGTGATGACCGCCCTGTCCTCTCCTCTGGCCAGGCGCCGGGCCAGAGCCGCACGCGCGGCCGAGGAGGTCTGCACGCGCGACGATGTGAAGGTCTAG
- a CDS encoding Fur family transcriptional regulator: MATAPGEMNTAPVRGRSTRQRAAVAAALDEVDEFRSAQELHDMLKHRGDSVGLTTVYRTLQSLADAGEVDVLRTSDGESVYRRCSTGDHHHHLVCRKCGKAVEVEGPAVEKWAESIAAEHGYVNVAHTVEIFGTCADCAAAA, from the coding sequence GTGGCGACTGCTCCTGGCGAGATGAATACCGCGCCAGTACGAGGACGATCCACCCGGCAGCGGGCCGCGGTCGCGGCGGCGCTGGACGAGGTGGACGAGTTCCGCAGCGCCCAGGAACTCCACGACATGCTCAAGCACCGTGGCGATTCCGTGGGCCTGACCACCGTCTACCGGACGCTCCAGTCCCTCGCGGACGCCGGCGAGGTCGACGTCCTGCGCACCAGTGACGGCGAGTCCGTCTACCGCCGGTGCTCCACCGGGGACCACCACCATCACCTGGTCTGCCGCAAGTGCGGCAAGGCCGTCGAGGTGGAGGGCCCGGCCGTGGAGAAGTGGGCGGAGTCCATCGCGGCCGAGCACGGCTACGTGAACGTCGCCCACACGGTGGAGATCTTCGGCACCTGCGCCGACTGCGCTGCGGCCGCTTAG
- a CDS encoding isoprenyl transferase — protein sequence MARRGILGRSRREYKIPEPHPSGAVPPKIPGELVPNHVAIVMDGNGRWAKERGLPRTEGHKVGEGVVLDVLKGCLEMGVKNLSLYAFSTENWKRSPDEVRFLMNFNRDVIRRRRDEMNELGIRIRWVGRMPKMWKSVVQELQVAQEQTVDNDAMTLYFCVNYGGRAEIADAAQAIARDVAAGRLDPSKVNEKTFAKYIYYPDMPDVDLFLRPSGEQRTSNYLIWQSAYAEMVYQDVLWPDFDRRDLWRACLEYAQRDRRFGGAVPNQPEGSAG from the coding sequence ATGGCACGACGCGGGATTCTGGGGCGCTCTCGCCGGGAGTACAAGATTCCCGAGCCGCACCCCTCCGGCGCGGTCCCCCCGAAGATCCCCGGCGAGCTCGTCCCGAACCACGTGGCGATCGTCATGGACGGCAACGGCCGCTGGGCCAAGGAGCGCGGCCTGCCCCGTACCGAGGGCCACAAGGTCGGCGAGGGCGTCGTCCTCGACGTGCTCAAGGGCTGCCTGGAGATGGGCGTCAAGAACCTCTCCCTCTACGCATTCTCGACGGAGAACTGGAAGCGCTCGCCCGACGAGGTCCGCTTCCTGATGAACTTCAACCGCGACGTCATCCGGCGCCGCCGCGACGAGATGAACGAGCTGGGCATCCGCATCCGCTGGGTCGGCCGCATGCCGAAGATGTGGAAGTCGGTCGTCCAGGAGCTCCAGGTGGCGCAGGAGCAGACCGTCGACAACGACGCCATGACCCTGTACTTCTGCGTCAACTACGGCGGTCGCGCGGAGATCGCGGACGCGGCGCAGGCCATCGCCCGGGACGTGGCGGCGGGCAGGCTCGACCCGTCGAAGGTCAACGAGAAGACCTTCGCCAAGTACATCTACTACCCGGACATGCCGGACGTGGATCTGTTCCTGCGCCCGAGCGGCGAGCAGCGCACCTCCAACTACCTGATCTGGCAGAGCGCGTACGCCGAGATGGTCTACCAGGACGTGCTGTGGCCCGACTTCGACCGCCGCGACCTGTGGCGGGCCTGCCTGGAGTACGCCCAGCGCGACCGCCGCTTCGGCGGCGCGGTGCCGAACCAGCCCGAGGGTTCGGCGGGCTGA
- the recO gene encoding DNA repair protein RecO, with the protein MSLFRDDGIVLRTQKLGEADRIITLLTRGHGRVRAVARGVRRTKSKFGAGLEPFSHADVQFFARGSELIGRSLPLCTQTEIIAPYGNGIVTDYARYTAGTAMLETAERFTENEGEPAVQQYLLLVGALRTLSRGEHEPHLILDAFLLRSLAVNGYAPSFEDCAKCGIHGPNRHFSVAAGGVICGDCRVPGSVVPSSEAIALLSALLTGDWGHADACEARHVREGSGLVSAYLHWHLERGLRSLRYVEK; encoded by the coding sequence ATGAGTCTGTTCCGCGACGACGGCATCGTGCTGCGCACCCAGAAGCTGGGTGAGGCGGACCGCATCATCACGCTGCTGACCCGCGGCCACGGCAGGGTGCGGGCCGTGGCCCGCGGGGTCCGGCGCACGAAGTCCAAATTCGGTGCCGGGCTGGAACCTTTCTCCCACGCCGACGTGCAGTTCTTCGCCCGGGGCAGCGAACTGATCGGCCGCAGCCTCCCGCTCTGCACCCAGACCGAGATCATCGCCCCGTACGGCAACGGCATCGTCACCGACTACGCCCGCTACACCGCCGGCACCGCCATGCTGGAGACCGCCGAGCGGTTCACCGAGAACGAGGGCGAGCCCGCCGTGCAGCAGTACCTGCTGCTCGTCGGAGCCCTGCGCACCCTCTCGCGCGGCGAGCACGAGCCCCACCTCATCCTCGACGCCTTCCTGCTGCGCTCCCTCGCCGTCAACGGATACGCCCCCAGCTTCGAGGACTGCGCGAAGTGCGGCATCCACGGACCCAACCGGCACTTCTCCGTCGCCGCGGGCGGGGTGATATGCGGGGACTGCCGGGTGCCCGGCAGCGTCGTACCCTCATCGGAGGCCATCGCCCTGCTCAGCGCCCTGCTGACGGGCGACTGGGGGCATGCCGACGCGTGCGAGGCGCGTCACGTGCGGGAGGGCAGCGGGCTGGTCTCCGCCTACCTGCACTGGCATCTGGAGCGCGGGCTACGCTCCTTGCGATACGTCGAGAAATAG
- a CDS encoding nucleobase:cation symporter-2 family protein, with protein sequence MARVAARLSTDGEQSTHPVDEVLPLPKLALYGFQHVLAFYAGAVIVPIIVGNALKLSPEQLVYLINADLFTCGIASIIQAWGIGRIGARLPLIQGVTFTAVSPMIAIGLGAGGGTAALLVIYGAVITAGIATFAFAWLPAKAFRTVMRLFPPVVTGTVITVLGIVLIPVGLNDAAGGLGSPDFGDPKNFAYAGGTMLFILILMKIGKPFLSSISILLGLVVGTTVAFLLGDAKFGDVSNSEWIGVTTPFHFGAPKFEWFPIVLMLIVMLITMVETTGDTYAVGDIVGKEVDSETVARALRADGAATALGGVLNSFPYVAFAENVGLVRMTKVKSRFVVVAAGVFMIVLGLLPKAAAIVAAVPHGVLGGAATVMFAMVALAGIQTLAKVDLKEEKNALIVGVSLAFALLPATVPVFFTKHMDPDLSSLLNSGVTLGATAAIVLNLVFNGLGKEGAHDAPKVELPAQPTAGEESPAAVPAPSGEGEEARTPAS encoded by the coding sequence ATGGCACGTGTCGCCGCCCGGCTTTCCACCGACGGAGAGCAGAGCACGCACCCGGTCGACGAGGTGCTCCCCCTCCCCAAGCTCGCGCTGTACGGCTTCCAGCACGTACTCGCCTTCTACGCCGGCGCGGTGATCGTTCCGATCATCGTCGGCAACGCGCTGAAGCTGAGCCCTGAACAGCTGGTCTACCTGATCAACGCGGACCTCTTCACCTGCGGTATCGCCTCGATCATCCAGGCCTGGGGCATAGGCCGGATCGGCGCCCGCCTGCCGCTGATCCAGGGCGTGACCTTCACCGCGGTCTCCCCGATGATCGCCATCGGTCTCGGCGCCGGCGGCGGTACCGCCGCCCTGCTGGTCATCTACGGTGCGGTGATCACCGCCGGTATCGCCACCTTCGCCTTCGCCTGGCTCCCGGCCAAGGCGTTCCGGACGGTGATGCGGCTGTTCCCGCCGGTCGTCACCGGCACGGTGATCACCGTCCTGGGCATCGTGCTGATCCCGGTCGGTCTCAACGACGCGGCCGGCGGCCTCGGCAGCCCCGACTTCGGAGACCCGAAGAACTTCGCCTACGCCGGCGGCACCATGCTCTTCATCCTCATCCTGATGAAGATCGGCAAGCCGTTCCTCTCCAGCATCTCGATCCTCCTCGGCCTGGTCGTCGGCACCACCGTCGCCTTCCTGCTCGGCGACGCGAAGTTCGGCGACGTGAGCAACTCCGAATGGATCGGGGTCACCACCCCCTTCCACTTCGGCGCCCCGAAGTTCGAGTGGTTCCCGATCGTCCTGATGCTCATCGTCATGCTGATCACCATGGTCGAGACGACCGGTGACACCTACGCCGTCGGCGACATCGTCGGCAAGGAGGTCGACAGCGAGACCGTGGCGCGCGCCCTGCGTGCCGACGGCGCCGCGACCGCTCTCGGCGGTGTCCTCAACTCCTTCCCGTACGTGGCCTTCGCCGAGAACGTCGGCCTGGTCCGGATGACGAAGGTGAAGAGCCGGTTCGTGGTGGTCGCCGCGGGTGTCTTCATGATCGTCCTGGGTCTGCTGCCCAAGGCCGCCGCGATCGTCGCCGCCGTCCCGCACGGAGTCCTCGGCGGCGCCGCGACCGTCATGTTCGCCATGGTCGCCCTCGCCGGTATCCAGACCCTGGCCAAGGTGGACCTGAAGGAGGAGAAGAACGCGCTGATCGTCGGCGTCTCCCTCGCCTTCGCCCTGCTCCCCGCGACCGTTCCGGTCTTCTTCACCAAGCACATGGACCCGGACCTGTCCTCGCTGCTCAACAGCGGCGTGACGCTCGGCGCCACGGCGGCCATCGTCCTCAACCTGGTCTTCAACGGCCTGGGCAAGGAAGGCGCCCACGACGCCCCCAAGGTCGAACTGCCCGCCCAGCCGACGGCGGGCGAGGAGTCCCCGGCAGCCGTACCGGCCCCGTCGGGCGAGGGCGAAGAAGCCCGGACGCCCGCCTCCTGA
- a CDS encoding TerB family tellurite resistance protein — translation MLPVRGGDGRKLTVWGTRTTWSTVGDGEFFCPACGGDRNYRRRTGRRRFTVLGVPLLPRGQAGPVIECQGCRARFDTDVLDHLTTTRFTALLRDAVHTVALAVLTAGGTASRSALEAAVGAVRTAGFQDCTEEQLESLVEALSTDEGRLGLYDVPECCGAALSIELHEALEPLAPHLAGPGRESILLQGARIALADGPYTPAEREVLATVGAALRIDTDEVTRLLSAVRAP, via the coding sequence GTGCTGCCAGTTCGGGGTGGGGACGGCCGGAAGCTGACGGTCTGGGGCACCCGTACCACCTGGAGCACCGTGGGTGACGGGGAGTTCTTCTGCCCGGCCTGCGGTGGGGACCGCAATTACCGCAGGCGGACCGGACGGCGCCGGTTCACCGTCCTCGGGGTGCCGCTGCTGCCCCGCGGGCAGGCCGGGCCCGTGATCGAGTGCCAGGGCTGCCGCGCGCGCTTCGACACCGACGTCCTGGACCACCTGACCACGACCCGCTTCACGGCCCTCCTGCGCGACGCCGTGCACACCGTGGCGCTGGCGGTGCTCACCGCGGGCGGCACCGCCTCGCGCAGCGCGCTGGAGGCCGCGGTGGGTGCCGTGCGGACCGCGGGCTTCCAGGACTGCACCGAGGAGCAGCTGGAGTCCCTCGTGGAGGCGCTGTCCACGGACGAGGGCCGGCTCGGGCTGTACGACGTCCCGGAGTGCTGCGGGGCCGCACTGTCGATAGAGCTCCACGAGGCCCTGGAACCGCTGGCTCCGCACCTGGCCGGCCCCGGCCGTGAATCGATCCTGCTCCAGGGGGCCCGTATCGCGCTCGCGGACGGCCCGTACACCCCGGCCGAGCGCGAGGTGCTCGCGACGGTCGGCGCGGCGCTGCGGATCGACACGGACGAGGTGACCCGCCTGCTGTCGGCGGTGCGCGCTCCCTGA
- a CDS encoding SDR family NAD(P)-dependent oxidoreductase, giving the protein MNEKSCLVTGAASGIGRATALLLARSGALVTAADIDGPGVEALRTELAEEGCAVTAVTGDVADPEANRAMVAAAVGAYGRLDVAVANAGVLPLSDVRETSPEDWDHVMAVDGRGMFLTCKYAIEAMTSQPRPGGSLVCVSSISGVAGQARQAAYGPAKFVASGLTKHLAVEWAAHGIRVNAVAPGTIRTERVIALQDEPGGPEYLSEVTGAHPMGRLGEPEEVARVIAFLASDAASFVTGVVLPVDGGYLAR; this is encoded by the coding sequence ATGAACGAGAAGTCCTGTCTGGTCACCGGCGCCGCGAGCGGGATCGGCCGGGCCACCGCCCTGTTGCTGGCCCGCTCCGGGGCTCTGGTGACCGCGGCCGACATCGATGGCCCCGGGGTCGAGGCCCTGCGTACGGAACTGGCCGAAGAGGGGTGCGCGGTCACCGCCGTCACCGGTGACGTGGCCGATCCGGAGGCCAATCGCGCGATGGTCGCGGCCGCCGTCGGGGCGTACGGGCGCCTGGACGTCGCCGTGGCGAACGCCGGGGTGCTCCCCCTCTCCGACGTACGGGAGACCAGTCCCGAGGACTGGGATCACGTCATGGCGGTCGACGGCCGCGGCATGTTCCTGACCTGCAAGTACGCCATCGAGGCGATGACCTCCCAGCCGCGCCCCGGCGGGTCCCTGGTCTGTGTGTCCTCGATCTCGGGGGTGGCCGGGCAGGCCCGCCAGGCGGCGTACGGACCCGCGAAGTTCGTGGCGTCGGGGCTGACCAAGCACCTCGCGGTGGAGTGGGCCGCGCACGGGATCCGGGTCAACGCGGTGGCACCCGGAACCATCCGTACGGAGCGGGTGATCGCCCTGCAGGACGAGCCGGGCGGACCGGAGTACCTGTCGGAGGTCACGGGGGCGCACCCGATGGGCCGGCTCGGGGAGCCCGAGGAGGTGGCCCGGGTCATCGCCTTCCTGGCCTCGGACGCGGCCTCGTTCGTGACGGGCGTGGTCCTTCCGGTGGACGGCGGCTACCTGGCCCGCTGA
- the leuA gene encoding 2-isopropylmalate synthase: MSQQPFVGRPTPITNATHSQKSSGMPIHKYGSYEQVDIPDRTWPDARVTKAPRWLSTDLRDGNQSLIDPMTPARKREMFDLLVRMGYKEIEVGFPSSGETDFAFVRSIIEEGAIPDDVTISVLTQAREDLIERTVESLVGAKRATVHLYNATAPTFRRVVFRGSKEQIKQIAVDGTRLVMEYAEKLLGPETTFGYQYSPEIFTDTELDFALEVCEAVCDVWQPAEGREIILNLPATVERSTPSTHADRFEWMARNLTRREHICISVHPHNDRGTAVAAAELALMAGADRIEGCLFGQGERTGNVDLITLGMNLFSQGIDPQIDFSQIDEIRRTSEYCNQMEVHPRHPYAGDLVYTAFSGSHQDAIKKGFDAMEADAAAQGKTVDDIEWAVPYLPIDPKDVGRSYEAVIRVNSQSGKGGIAYVLKNDHKLDLPRRMQIEFSRIIQAKTDAEGGEVTPKAIWDVFSDEYLPNPENPWGRIQLRSGSTATDKDGTDTLTVEAVVDGVETVLDGTGNGPISAFFDALAGIGVDARLLDYTEHTMSEGASAVAASYIECAIDGRVLWGIGIDANTTRASLKAVISAVNRAGR, translated from the coding sequence ATGAGCCAGCAGCCTTTTGTCGGTCGCCCCACGCCCATCACGAACGCGACCCACTCCCAGAAGTCCTCCGGGATGCCGATCCACAAGTACGGCTCGTACGAGCAGGTGGACATCCCCGACCGCACCTGGCCGGACGCCCGCGTCACCAAGGCCCCCCGCTGGCTCTCCACCGACCTGCGCGACGGCAACCAGTCGCTGATCGACCCGATGACCCCCGCCCGCAAGCGCGAGATGTTCGACCTGCTGGTGCGCATGGGCTACAAGGAGATCGAGGTCGGGTTCCCCTCCTCCGGCGAGACCGACTTCGCCTTCGTGCGCTCCATCATCGAAGAGGGCGCGATCCCGGACGACGTCACCATCTCCGTACTGACCCAGGCCCGCGAGGACCTGATCGAGCGGACCGTGGAGTCCCTGGTCGGCGCCAAGCGCGCCACCGTCCACCTCTACAACGCGACCGCCCCGACCTTCCGCCGGGTCGTCTTCCGCGGCTCCAAGGAGCAGATCAAGCAGATCGCCGTCGACGGCACCCGCCTGGTCATGGAGTACGCCGAGAAGCTGCTGGGCCCGGAGACCACCTTCGGCTACCAGTACAGCCCGGAGATCTTCACCGACACCGAGCTGGACTTCGCCCTGGAGGTCTGCGAGGCCGTCTGCGACGTCTGGCAGCCGGCCGAGGGCCGCGAGATCATCCTGAACCTGCCCGCCACCGTGGAGCGTTCGACGCCGTCCACCCACGCGGACCGCTTCGAGTGGATGGCCCGCAACCTGACCCGCCGCGAGCACATCTGCATCTCCGTGCACCCGCACAACGACCGGGGCACCGCCGTCGCCGCCGCCGAGCTGGCCCTGATGGCCGGCGCCGACCGCATCGAGGGCTGCCTGTTCGGACAGGGCGAGCGCACCGGCAACGTCGACCTGATCACGCTGGGCATGAACCTGTTCTCGCAGGGCATCGACCCGCAGATCGACTTCTCGCAGATCGACGAGATCCGTCGCACCAGCGAGTACTGCAACCAGATGGAGGTCCACCCGCGCCACCCCTACGCGGGCGACCTGGTCTACACCGCCTTCTCCGGCTCCCACCAGGACGCCATCAAGAAGGGCTTCGACGCCATGGAGGCCGACGCGGCCGCCCAGGGCAAGACCGTCGACGACATCGAGTGGGCCGTCCCGTACCTGCCGATCGACCCGAAGGACGTCGGCCGCTCCTACGAGGCGGTCATCCGGGTCAACTCGCAGTCCGGCAAGGGCGGCATCGCGTACGTTCTGAAGAACGACCACAAGCTGGACCTGCCGCGCCGCATGCAGATCGAGTTCTCCCGGATCATCCAGGCCAAGACCGACGCCGAGGGCGGCGAGGTCACGCCGAAGGCGATCTGGGACGTCTTCTCGGACGAGTACCTGCCCAACCCCGAGAACCCGTGGGGCCGCATCCAGCTGCGCTCCGGTTCGACGGCCACCGACAAGGACGGCACCGACACGCTGACCGTCGAGGCGGTCGTGGACGGCGTGGAGACGGTCCTGGACGGCACCGGCAACGGTCCGATCTCCGCCTTCTTCGACGCGCTGGCCGGCATCGGTGTCGACGCCCGCCTGCTGGACTACACCGAGCACACGATGAGCGAGGGCGCCTCCGCCGTGGCCGCCTCGTACATCGAGTGCGCGATCGACGGCCGCGTCCTGTGGGGCATCGGCATCGACGCCAACACCACCCGCGCCTCCCTGAAGGCGGTCATCTCCGCCGTCAACCGCGCGGGCCGCTGA
- a CDS encoding M4 family metallopeptidase: MDASHTHRHDPVFCTVVPPHLLDKAALSEDSRRADLAQRTLEHDSLLRTRRRVTAVRGITPALAAPASDDPDRTIYDAQHRTRLPGTKVRGEGDPLSKDATVNRAYAGLGATYELFLQGFGRRSIDDSGLPLDATVHYGEDYNNAFWDGQQMVFGDGDGDLFLDFTVSVDVIGHELTHGVTQYTANLTYRGQSGALNESMSDVFGSLIKQYSLEQTADQADWLIGAGLLGPNVTGVALRSMKAPGTAYDDDELGKDPQPATMDGYVNTHSDNGGVHINSGIPNHAFYIVATELGGKAWERAGQIWYDTLTGGDLTPRADFADFARLSTAAAVTRYGDGGAEHQALQKAWSAVGVPLAG, encoded by the coding sequence ATGGATGCCTCCCACACCCACCGCCATGACCCTGTCTTCTGCACCGTCGTCCCGCCGCACCTCCTCGACAAGGCCGCCCTGTCCGAGGACTCCCGCCGCGCCGACCTCGCCCAGCGCACCCTGGAGCACGACTCCCTGCTGCGCACCCGGCGCCGGGTCACCGCCGTCCGGGGAATCACCCCCGCCCTCGCCGCTCCGGCCTCCGACGACCCGGACCGGACGATCTACGACGCCCAGCACCGCACCCGGCTGCCCGGAACCAAGGTCCGCGGGGAGGGGGACCCGCTGAGCAAGGACGCCACCGTCAACCGCGCCTACGCGGGGCTCGGGGCGACGTACGAACTGTTCCTGCAGGGCTTCGGCCGGCGCTCGATCGACGACTCCGGGCTCCCCCTGGACGCGACCGTGCACTACGGCGAGGACTACAACAACGCCTTCTGGGACGGCCAGCAGATGGTCTTCGGAGACGGCGACGGGGACCTCTTCCTCGACTTCACCGTGTCGGTGGACGTCATCGGTCACGAGCTGACCCACGGGGTCACCCAGTACACGGCGAACCTGACCTACCGCGGCCAGTCGGGCGCCCTGAACGAGTCGATGTCGGACGTCTTCGGCTCGCTGATCAAGCAGTACTCGCTGGAGCAGACCGCCGACCAGGCCGACTGGCTGATCGGAGCCGGGCTGCTCGGACCCAACGTCACCGGCGTCGCGCTGCGCTCGATGAAGGCCCCGGGCACCGCGTACGACGACGACGAACTCGGCAAGGACCCGCAGCCGGCCACGATGGACGGCTACGTGAACACCCACAGCGACAACGGCGGCGTCCACATCAACTCCGGCATCCCCAACCACGCCTTCTACATCGTGGCCACCGAGCTGGGCGGCAAGGCCTGGGAGCGGGCCGGGCAGATCTGGTACGACACCCTGACCGGCGGCGACCTCACCCCCAGGGCCGACTTCGCGGACTTCGCCCGGCTCTCGACGGCGGCGGCCGTGACCCGGTACGGGGACGGCGGTGCGGAGCACCAGGCACTCCAGAAGGCGTGGTCCGCGGTGGGCGTCCCGCTCGCGGGGTAG